A DNA window from Microcystis aeruginosa NIES-843 contains the following coding sequences:
- a CDS encoding Uma2 family endonuclease, which yields MITTLIEREAEPILISDLTWREFKAVEQLIDRPGLRLSFLDGVLEIRKMPGKKHETIKERIGALLEIYLEFLGLDFTPTGSVTLENEFEKVKREGDKSYELGANRKHPDLVIEVVVSSGGIDKLEAYKRLQIPEVWFWMNDELLFYSLGNEGYEAVSKSQLLPSLDVGLLMRCINTENHAQALREFRAGIKIIEST from the coding sequence ATGATAACTACACTCATCGAACGAGAAGCAGAACCAATTTTAATTAGTGACTTAACCTGGAGAGAATTTAAAGCTGTTGAACAGCTAATCGATCGCCCAGGGTTAAGGTTATCTTTTTTAGATGGAGTTTTGGAGATTAGAAAAATGCCAGGGAAAAAACACGAAACTATCAAAGAACGTATTGGTGCTTTACTAGAAATTTATTTAGAATTTTTGGGATTAGATTTTACTCCTACTGGTTCTGTCACCTTAGAAAATGAATTTGAAAAGGTTAAAAGAGAAGGTGATAAATCCTATGAGTTGGGAGCCAATAGAAAACATCCTGATTTAGTGATTGAGGTGGTTGTTAGTAGTGGAGGAATTGATAAACTGGAAGCATACAAACGCTTACAAATTCCCGAAGTTTGGTTTTGGATGAATGATGAGTTATTGTTTTATAGTTTAGGAAATGAGGGATATGAAGCTGTTAGTAAATCGCAACTTTTACCGAGTTTAGATGTAGGTTTATTGATGCGCTGTATTAATACAGAAAATCATGCTCAAGCACTGCGGGAATTTAGAGCAGGGATAAAAATTATTGAATCAACATAA
- a CDS encoding type II toxin-antitoxin system VapC family toxin: MKILIDTNIIIDNALEREPFWNASEQVLSLIEKGTIAGYISASTFSDLYYIIRKARGRDWTLTYLKQLITFCQIATVNQDAIIMAFTTNFQDFEDSIQYSTAVVNKLDAIITRNPQDFPIVTPRIITPEQLIAELTNSH; this comes from the coding sequence GTGAAAATCCTGATAGATACTAATATCATTATTGATAATGCCTTAGAAAGAGAACCTTTTTGGAATGCAAGTGAACAAGTTTTATCACTAATTGAAAAAGGCACAATTGCAGGTTATATTTCCGCCTCAACTTTTAGTGATTTGTATTATATTATCCGTAAGGCAAGAGGTCGAGATTGGACGCTTACTTATTTAAAGCAGTTAATTACTTTTTGTCAAATTGCTACAGTAAATCAGGATGCAATTATAATGGCTTTCACAACCAATTTTCAGGATTTTGAAGATTCTATTCAATACTCTACCGCGGTAGTTAATAAATTGGATGCAATTATTACCCGTAATCCTCAAGATTTCCCCATTGTCACACCACGAATTATCACTCCTGAACAATTAATTGCCGAATTAACCAACTCTCATTAG
- the sfsA gene encoding DNA/RNA nuclease SfsA has protein sequence MTSLLVHTYPSLVKGILIKRYKRFFADIQLDNGELITAHCANTGPMTDVCVEGQPVYLSRSDNPKRKLAYTWEMIQLGETWVGVNTNLPNQVVKNALLQGVFPDLVKNETEVRSEVAYGQNNGSRIDFLLTHGDNSLTYIEVKNTTWNQGETALFPDTVTTRGQKHLQELMALLPAAEAIMLYFINRGDCYRFAPGDSKDTKYGQLLRQAVAKGVKVLPCRFQVTPTGIYYLGLAELQL, from the coding sequence ATGACTTCCTTGTTGGTTCACACTTATCCTTCTCTTGTCAAGGGTATTTTAATTAAACGTTACAAACGCTTTTTTGCCGACATACAACTGGACAACGGAGAATTAATTACGGCCCATTGCGCTAATACCGGACCGATGACGGATGTATGCGTAGAGGGTCAACCGGTTTATCTTTCCCGTAGTGATAACCCGAAGCGAAAATTAGCTTATACCTGGGAGATGATTCAACTGGGGGAGACTTGGGTGGGAGTTAATACCAATCTTCCTAATCAGGTGGTGAAAAATGCCCTGTTGCAAGGAGTTTTTCCCGATTTGGTCAAAAATGAAACCGAGGTGCGATCGGAAGTGGCCTACGGTCAAAATAATGGCAGTAGAATTGATTTTCTTTTGACCCATGGGGATAATTCCCTCACCTATATCGAGGTCAAAAATACCACTTGGAATCAGGGAGAAACGGCACTTTTTCCCGATACTGTCACCACGCGAGGACAGAAGCATTTACAGGAATTAATGGCTTTATTGCCGGCAGCGGAGGCGATTATGCTCTACTTTATTAATCGGGGTGATTGTTACCGATTTGCTCCGGGGGATAGTAAGGATACTAAATACGGGCAGTTATTGCGTCAAGCAGTGGCTAAAGGAGTCAAAGTTTTACCCTGTCGCTTCCAAGTGACACCCACGGGAATTTATTATTTAGGTTTAGCAGAATTGCAGCTGTGA
- a CDS encoding glycosyltransferase family 4 protein, with translation MKFLFLHSNFPAQFRHLITVLAQDPGNQVIFGTTRQEGEIAGVKKFIYKESRAVSPQTHHYVRPLESAVLQGQAVYAVCQQLKNQGFYPDIVYAHSGWGPGLFIKDIFPKTKFLAYFEWFYHAHGSDADFDPADPLNADAEARIRIKNAPILIDLVSCDRGLSPTIWQKQQFPREFHSKLTVLHDGIDTDYFCPRPDVQLVIPEIGLDLSGVKEIVTYATRGMEPYRGFPQFMTAVSLILARRPNCHVVIVGEDRVAYGKTLPDGKTYKQLMLESLSLDLSRVHFTGSLPYGQYKQVLQASAAHIYLTRPFVLSWSMLEAMAMGCVVIGSDTPPVRELITDGENGLLVDFFSPQQIADRVDEVLDYPQGWQNLRLKARETIKQRYDLKQCLQDHLDWLLS, from the coding sequence ATGAAATTTTTATTCCTTCATTCCAATTTTCCCGCCCAATTTCGCCATTTAATCACGGTTTTGGCTCAAGACCCCGGAAATCAAGTGATTTTCGGCACTACCAGGCAAGAGGGAGAGATAGCGGGGGTAAAAAAATTTATTTACAAGGAAAGTCGCGCTGTTTCTCCCCAAACCCATCATTATGTCCGTCCCCTCGAAAGTGCGGTTTTGCAAGGTCAAGCGGTTTATGCTGTTTGCCAACAACTGAAAAATCAAGGATTTTATCCCGATATTGTCTATGCACATTCTGGCTGGGGGCCAGGCCTATTTATCAAGGATATTTTCCCGAAAACTAAGTTTTTAGCCTATTTTGAATGGTTTTATCATGCCCATGGTTCCGATGCTGATTTTGATCCGGCGGATCCGCTTAATGCTGATGCCGAGGCCCGGATTAGAATTAAAAATGCCCCGATCCTCATCGATCTGGTCAGTTGCGATCGAGGTTTATCGCCGACTATCTGGCAAAAACAACAATTTCCCCGCGAATTTCACTCTAAACTCACGGTTTTACACGATGGCATCGATACGGACTATTTCTGTCCCCGTCCCGATGTGCAGTTAGTCATTCCAGAGATAGGTTTAGATTTATCCGGTGTTAAGGAGATTGTCACCTATGCAACCCGGGGAATGGAACCCTATCGCGGTTTTCCCCAATTTATGACGGCTGTTTCCCTAATTTTAGCCCGTCGGCCTAACTGTCATGTGGTGATTGTCGGGGAGGATCGGGTTGCTTATGGGAAAACTCTACCGGACGGCAAAACCTATAAACAATTGATGTTAGAAAGCCTTTCTTTGGATTTATCCCGGGTGCATTTTACCGGTTCTCTGCCCTACGGTCAATATAAACAGGTTTTACAGGCATCGGCCGCCCATATCTATCTTACTCGTCCTTTTGTGCTTTCTTGGTCAATGTTAGAGGCTATGGCCATGGGTTGCGTCGTGATTGGTTCCGATACTCCCCCCGTGCGAGAATTAATTACTGATGGGGAAAATGGTTTATTAGTGGATTTCTTTTCTCCCCAACAAATAGCCGATCGCGTGGATGAAGTGTTAGATTATCCCCAGGGTTGGCAAAATCTGCGTTTAAAGGCCAGGGAAACTATCAAGCAACGCTACGACCTCAAGCAATGTTTACAGGATCATCTAGATTGGTTATTGAGTTGA
- a CDS encoding NYN domain-containing protein: protein MLNSSDRSLLLVDGYNVIGAWPSLKKISDRHGLEPARDKLIETLIGYTHHQGYQTQIVFDSYLQDTPGSQERYTNHLSVYFTAHAQTADTYIEKTCADFWHDRAPAIGRIIVATSDNAQKMTVMGYGAQWISAQRLEIEVDLTGRRLRKSQSSSQSPKGRFLFHSLDAQVQQKLEKMRHGISYQKP from the coding sequence ATGCTTAATTCTTCTGATCGTTCCCTTCTGCTGGTTGACGGCTACAACGTCATCGGCGCTTGGCCGTCCCTGAAAAAAATCAGCGATCGCCACGGTCTCGAACCGGCGCGAGACAAGTTAATTGAAACCCTAATCGGTTACACCCACCATCAGGGTTATCAAACCCAAATCGTCTTCGATTCCTACCTTCAAGACACCCCCGGCAGCCAAGAACGCTACACTAACCATTTATCGGTTTATTTTACCGCTCACGCTCAAACCGCCGACACCTATATCGAGAAAACCTGTGCCGATTTTTGGCACGATCGCGCCCCAGCTATCGGACGCATTATCGTCGCTACTTCTGATAATGCCCAAAAAATGACCGTTATGGGTTATGGGGCCCAGTGGATTTCCGCTCAACGTCTGGAAATCGAGGTGGATTTAACCGGTCGTCGTCTGAGAAAATCCCAGAGTTCTTCTCAAAGTCCCAAAGGGCGTTTTTTATTCCATTCTCTCGATGCTCAGGTGCAACAGAAATTAGAGAAAATGCGCCACGGAATTAGTTATCAAAAACCTTGA
- the aroC gene encoding chorismate synthase, which yields MGNTFGRLFRVSTFGESHGGGVGVVIDGCPPRLEISQEEIQIDLDRRKPGQSRIVTPRRENDICEIISGVFDGKTLGTPIAILVRNQDARSQDYNEMAEKFRPSHADATYEAKYGIRNWKGGGRSSARETIGRVAAGAIAKKILKSVYNVEIIGYVKRIKDLEAIIDPNTVTLDEVESNIVRCPNGETAAKMIALIDQIRLDKDSIGGVVECVARNVPKGLGEPVFDKLEADLAKGMMSLPASKGFEIGSGFAGTFLTGSEHNDEYFIDNNGEIRTTSNRSGGIQGGISNGENIIIRTAFKPTATIGKEQKTVTRSGEETTLAAKGRHDPCVLPRAVPMVEAMMALVLCDHLLRFQGQCTISDRFF from the coding sequence ATGGGTAACACTTTCGGACGACTATTTCGGGTTTCCACTTTTGGAGAATCTCACGGGGGTGGGGTAGGAGTGGTTATCGATGGTTGTCCCCCGCGCTTAGAAATTTCCCAAGAGGAGATTCAAATCGATTTAGACCGTCGCAAACCGGGACAAAGCAGAATCGTGACCCCGCGCCGAGAAAATGACATTTGTGAGATAATTTCGGGCGTTTTTGACGGCAAAACCCTCGGTACACCGATCGCTATTTTAGTGCGGAATCAGGATGCTCGTTCGCAAGATTACAACGAAATGGCCGAGAAATTCCGACCTTCCCATGCGGATGCCACCTACGAAGCAAAATACGGCATTCGCAACTGGAAAGGAGGAGGCAGATCTTCGGCCCGGGAAACCATCGGCCGGGTGGCCGCAGGAGCGATCGCTAAAAAAATACTTAAATCTGTCTATAATGTCGAGATTATCGGCTATGTGAAGCGAATTAAAGATCTTGAGGCAATCATCGACCCCAACACCGTCACCCTCGACGAGGTGGAAAGTAATATAGTGCGTTGTCCCAACGGGGAAACGGCCGCCAAAATGATCGCCCTGATCGACCAAATTCGCCTGGATAAGGACTCGATCGGCGGTGTGGTGGAATGTGTAGCCAGAAATGTGCCGAAAGGTCTAGGAGAACCCGTTTTTGATAAGCTAGAAGCCGATTTAGCTAAGGGGATGATGTCCTTACCCGCGAGTAAGGGATTTGAAATCGGATCGGGATTCGCGGGAACCTTCTTAACCGGCAGCGAACACAATGACGAGTATTTTATCGATAATAACGGGGAAATTCGCACCACTAGCAATCGTTCGGGGGGCATCCAAGGGGGAATCAGTAACGGTGAAAATATTATTATCCGCACCGCTTTTAAACCGACCGCGACTATCGGTAAAGAACAAAAAACCGTGACGCGCAGCGGAGAAGAAACCACCCTGGCAGCCAAAGGAAGACACGATCCTTGTGTTTTACCCCGAGCGGTCCCCATGGTCGAAGCGATGATGGCTTTGGTATTATGCGATCATCTGCTCCGTTTTCAGGGACAATGTACGATTAGCGATCGCTTTTTCTAA
- a CDS encoding HsdM family class I SAM-dependent methyltransferase has translation MTANSAYELLEYAYNKLDFSQGDLVSSKASLSEITLEEWIEKGDWLELAQQVEAEKVFFINNNPVIIFAKCDTQEDEKVRQIFNKIWCMARPSYLFLAKEGELAIYDLTKPPARSIEDWKKNNRPLEVAQNILEVTSKLYQYRREQIESGKLFEDERFETSNQRADQSLIKDLKTVRLALIREGLSENKRKYAHALIGRSIFIRYLEDRGILTQEYFEAIAQNNATWKALLNAPDDQLNMETEAKQHYIKILSDKSFTYALFNRLSQDFNGDMFPSDEQEAESVEQRHLSLLQEFLQGDIDPQKKLFFWAYKFDIIPISLISSIYEEFYHESNTENIDNGTHYTPSSLVEFVLSKVLTSDCLTTHPRILDPCCGSGIFLVEAFRRIVRHRVYQNQRQRLSWQELREILKNQIAGIEINSEAIRITAFSLYLALLNYQEPPDILLQIKRGEKLPFLIYQANGLSEDNHFNNLVCDNAFQEFSNSEDVILSRNFSSQCADVVVGNPPWGSPKTKDKKGTKDLNIALQWCQERDYPVGDKERSQAFIWRVFDFLKDNGWSALVVSTGIFFKTHDKSKEFRQKWLNSVLLKEVVNFAHVRDIFFKSGNKNQSSASISPFASIIFQKVNQTELTLKDQVVTYWSAKKTAMIKNVQAVILSVMDRRGIRQSELFYNDSLWKIYYWGNHQDAGLIKGIQLSQTLKELHDSRNSGQGFSEGKKDQKDCQLPRLLPTDKFERYGLISPSWFEQAPKQAARPRQLALYNGERLLIKRGISQRLNKQGEIIARFESEKFSVKNSINSIKLIEPETWKYKVILGILWSSLPRYYFFLTSSNWGIWHDEVYTTQYLSLPIIFPKDQGIREKVIDIVEQLQNCNPIKYSIEHPEGKTPEKIEAQLTELEYQLDEAIFDVYDLTIAERDLIRDMCDVGIEFYYNHINSKAVKPVESYPQQNQGLLNDINKNRQTQKGLEGYLQAFLDIWNRELEPDGEFSWQIIRPQFQGLENPMLAVIFSTQEYGEKPQPVSQSEQKQWIEIIDQLARQENGLLVPYNSHQIYLDGLVRSVSDTEIIIIKRNERRFWTRSMAREDAEATMLQIINLQESQERI, from the coding sequence ATGACAGCTAATTCTGCTTATGAATTGTTAGAATATGCTTATAATAAACTCGATTTTAGTCAAGGCGACTTAGTGAGTTCAAAAGCGTCATTGTCAGAAATAACTTTAGAAGAGTGGATAGAAAAAGGAGATTGGTTAGAATTAGCCCAGCAAGTTGAAGCAGAAAAAGTTTTTTTTATTAATAATAATCCTGTGATTATTTTTGCTAAATGTGATACTCAAGAAGATGAAAAAGTACGTCAAATCTTTAATAAAATATGGTGTATGGCTAGACCAAGTTACCTATTTTTAGCGAAAGAAGGTGAACTAGCTATTTACGATCTAACCAAACCACCTGCTAGAAGTATAGAAGATTGGAAGAAAAATAATAGACCGTTAGAAGTTGCCCAAAACATACTTGAAGTAACTTCAAAACTTTATCAATACAGACGGGAACAAATCGAATCAGGGAAGCTTTTTGAGGATGAGCGTTTTGAAACATCTAATCAACGTGCTGATCAATCACTGATCAAAGATTTAAAAACAGTTCGTTTAGCCTTAATCCGTGAAGGATTAAGCGAAAATAAACGTAAATATGCTCATGCTTTAATTGGTAGATCAATTTTTATTCGCTATTTGGAAGATAGAGGAATTTTAACTCAAGAGTATTTTGAAGCAATAGCACAAAACAATGCAACATGGAAAGCCTTACTTAATGCTCCTGACGATCAGTTAAATATGGAAACTGAAGCTAAACAACATTATATCAAAATATTAAGTGATAAAAGTTTTACCTATGCTTTATTTAATCGGTTGAGTCAAGATTTTAACGGAGATATGTTCCCTTCTGATGAACAAGAAGCGGAATCTGTTGAGCAACGGCATTTATCTCTCTTACAAGAATTTTTACAGGGAGATATTGATCCACAAAAAAAATTATTTTTCTGGGCTTATAAATTTGATATAATTCCTATTTCTTTAATTAGTAGTATTTATGAAGAATTTTATCATGAGTCAAATACAGAAAATATTGATAATGGGACGCATTATACACCGAGTTCATTAGTAGAATTTGTCTTGTCTAAAGTTTTAACGTCAGATTGTTTGACAACTCATCCCCGTATTCTTGATCCTTGTTGTGGTTCAGGAATCTTTTTAGTGGAAGCATTTCGGAGAATTGTGAGACATCGAGTCTATCAAAATCAGCGACAGCGATTAAGTTGGCAAGAGTTAAGAGAAATCTTAAAAAATCAGATAGCTGGCATAGAAATTAATTCAGAAGCTATCAGAATTACTGCATTTAGTCTATATCTTGCTTTATTAAATTATCAAGAGCCTCCAGACATTTTATTACAAATTAAACGAGGTGAAAAATTACCCTTTTTAATTTATCAAGCGAATGGGTTATCTGAGGATAATCACTTTAATAATTTAGTCTGCGATAATGCTTTTCAAGAATTTTCTAACTCAGAGGATGTGATATTATCTAGAAATTTTAGCAGTCAATGTGCTGATGTTGTTGTCGGTAATCCTCCTTGGGGATCTCCTAAAACGAAGGATAAAAAAGGCACAAAAGACTTAAATATCGCTTTACAATGGTGTCAAGAACGTGATTATCCAGTCGGAGATAAAGAACGTTCTCAAGCGTTTATCTGGAGAGTATTTGATTTTTTAAAAGATAATGGATGGTCAGCATTAGTGGTATCAACAGGTATTTTCTTTAAGACCCATGATAAAAGCAAAGAATTTAGACAAAAATGGTTAAACAGTGTCTTATTAAAAGAAGTTGTCAATTTTGCTCATGTTCGTGATATTTTCTTTAAATCTGGTAATAAAAACCAATCTAGTGCCTCAATTTCTCCTTTTGCTTCAATTATTTTTCAGAAAGTCAATCAGACAGAGTTAACCTTAAAAGATCAAGTTGTCACTTATTGGTCTGCTAAAAAAACAGCTATGATTAAAAATGTGCAAGCTGTTATTTTGAGTGTTATGGATCGTCGTGGTATCAGACAAAGTGAACTATTTTATAATGATTCTTTATGGAAAATTTATTATTGGGGAAATCATCAAGATGCTGGTTTAATTAAAGGGATACAATTATCGCAAACTTTAAAAGAATTACATGACTCTAGGAATAGTGGTCAAGGATTTTCAGAAGGGAAAAAGGATCAAAAAGATTGCCAGTTACCGAGATTACTTCCCACAGATAAATTTGAAAGATATGGTTTAATTTCTCCTTCTTGGTTTGAACAAGCACCTAAACAAGCAGCGCGCCCTAGACAACTCGCTCTATATAATGGAGAACGTCTATTAATCAAGCGTGGTATTAGTCAAAGATTAAATAAACAAGGAGAAATTATTGCCCGGTTTGAATCCGAGAAATTTTCTGTTAAAAACTCGATTAATTCTATTAAATTAATCGAACCAGAAACGTGGAAATATAAAGTTATTTTAGGGATTCTTTGGTCTTCTTTACCTCGATACTATTTCTTTTTAACTTCAAGTAACTGGGGAATCTGGCACGATGAAGTCTATACGACTCAATATTTAAGTTTGCCGATTATTTTTCCAAAGGATCAAGGTATTCGGGAAAAAGTTATCGATATTGTTGAGCAATTACAGAATTGTAATCCTATAAAGTATAGTATTGAACATCCTGAAGGAAAAACTCCAGAAAAAATAGAAGCACAACTCACTGAATTAGAATATCAATTAGATGAGGCAATATTTGATGTCTATGATCTCACCATTGCTGAACGGGATCTCATTCGTGATATGTGTGATGTAGGGATAGAGTTTTACTATAATCATATCAACAGTAAAGCAGTAAAACCTGTTGAAAGCTATCCTCAACAAAATCAAGGACTTCTCAACGATATTAATAAAAACCGTCAAACTCAAAAAGGATTAGAAGGTTATTTACAAGCCTTTTTAGATATTTGGAATCGAGAATTAGAACCTGATGGTGAATTCAGTTGGCAGATTATTCGTCCTCAATTTCAGGGGTTAGAAAATCCTATGTTAGCCGTTATTTTCTCTACACAAGAGTATGGAGAAAAACCTCAACCTGTCTCCCAATCAGAGCAAAAACAATGGATAGAAATTATTGATCAATTAGCAAGACAAGAAAACGGTTTATTAGTTCCCTATAATAGCCATCAAATTTATCTTGATGGTTTAGTTCGTTCGGTTTCTGATACAGAAATCATTATTATTAAGCGTAATGAACGAAGATTCTGGACTCGTAGCATGGCGCGTGAGGATGCGGAGGCAACAATGCTTCAAATTATTAACTTACAAGAATCTCAAGAAAGGATCTAA
- a CDS encoding AAA-like domain-containing protein codes for MTRWFNIAGPCSDDIHYMLSPTVRLPDLEELIQQRSYFVLHAPRQTGKTTAMLSLAKQLTHTGNYAAVMVSVEVGSAFNHDPTAAELAILGTWYNTIQDRLPTELQPAAKQWQQEEPGSRIKAFLRGWSKAINRPIVLFIDEIDSLQDQTLISILRQLRDGFPNRPENFPTSVGLIGLRDVRDYKVASGGSDRLNTSSPFNIKVASLTMRNFNLAEVGELYQQHTAATGQIFTPEAIETAFDLTQGQPWLVNALAKEIVEKMVKDRNIAITKEHILTAKEILIARQDTHLDSLAEKLREKRVKNIIEPILAGQTLPDTLADDRQYLIDLGLLRRDPMGGLVISNPIYREVIPRVLVQGTQDSLPLISPSWLTAKGELNIDALLTAFLKFWRQQVEPLLSSAAYHEIAPHIVLMAFLHRVVNGGGVLEREYAIGSDRMDLCLRYKDVILGIELKVWRDKKRDPQADGIEQLESYLRRLGLDFGWLFIFDRRKNALPMEERLSTEVVLTENQYRITVIRA; via the coding sequence ATGACTCGCTGGTTTAATATTGCAGGTCCCTGTTCAGACGATATCCACTATATGCTCTCTCCCACAGTCAGATTACCAGATTTAGAGGAGTTAATTCAACAACGTAGTTACTTTGTCCTTCACGCACCACGACAAACAGGGAAAACCACAGCAATGTTATCCCTAGCAAAACAACTTACCCATACTGGAAATTATGCCGCAGTCATGGTGTCAGTGGAAGTAGGAAGTGCATTTAATCATGATCCTACTGCCGCAGAATTGGCAATTTTAGGGACTTGGTATAATACAATTCAAGATAGATTACCTACCGAATTACAACCAGCTGCTAAACAATGGCAACAGGAAGAACCAGGAAGCAGAATAAAGGCTTTTTTAAGAGGTTGGTCAAAAGCGATAAATCGTCCCATAGTATTATTTATAGATGAAATCGACTCTTTACAAGACCAAACATTAATTTCTATTTTACGACAGTTAAGAGATGGTTTTCCTAATCGTCCAGAAAATTTCCCGACCTCAGTAGGATTAATTGGTTTACGAGATGTGCGAGATTATAAAGTAGCATCTGGGGGTAGTGATAGATTAAATACATCTAGTCCTTTTAATATAAAAGTTGCTTCTCTGACTATGAGAAATTTTAATCTTGCAGAAGTAGGAGAATTATATCAACAACATACAGCAGCAACAGGACAAATTTTCACACCAGAAGCTATCGAAACAGCGTTTGATTTAACTCAAGGACAACCTTGGTTAGTCAATGCTTTAGCTAAAGAAATTGTAGAAAAAATGGTAAAAGATAGAAACATTGCTATTACCAAAGAACACATTTTAACAGCCAAAGAAATATTAATTGCTCGTCAAGATACTCATTTAGATAGTTTAGCGGAAAAACTCAGGGAAAAACGAGTGAAAAATATTATTGAACCAATTTTAGCAGGGCAAACATTACCTGATACTTTAGCAGATGATAGGCAATATTTAATAGATTTAGGATTATTAAGACGTGATCCAATGGGGGGATTAGTTATTTCTAACCCCATATATCGTGAAGTAATTCCCCGCGTTTTAGTCCAAGGAACTCAGGATAGTTTACCTTTAATTAGTCCTAGTTGGTTGACGGCAAAAGGTGAATTAAATATAGATGCTTTATTAACAGCATTTCTCAAATTTTGGCGACAACAGGTCGAACCATTATTAAGTAGTGCTGCTTACCATGAAATTGCCCCCCATATTGTATTAATGGCTTTTTTACATCGTGTGGTTAATGGTGGGGGAGTTTTAGAAAGGGAATATGCAATTGGTAGTGATAGAATGGATTTATGTCTGCGTTATAAAGATGTAATTTTAGGGATTGAATTAAAAGTATGGCGGGATAAAAAACGCGATCCGCAAGCTGATGGAATTGAACAATTAGAATCTTATTTAAGACGTTTAGGTTTAGATTTTGGTTGGTTATTTATCTTTGATAGACGGAAAAATGCTTTACCAATGGAAGAAAGGTTATCAACTGAGGTTGTGCTGACGGAAAATCAATATAGAATTACTGTGATTCGGGCTTGA
- the petC gene encoding cytochrome b6-f complex iron-sulfur subunit, giving the protein MSQVSGTDVPDLGRRQFMNLLTFGTITGVAAGALYPIVKYFIPPSAGGTGGGVTAKDALGNDVIVSQFLTSHNAGDRTLAQGLKGDPTYLVVQEDKTLANYGINAVCTHLGCVVPWNASEEKFMCPCHGSQYNAEGKVVRGPAPLSLALAHANVTDNDKVVFSTWTETDFRTGEEPWWS; this is encoded by the coding sequence ATGAGTCAAGTTTCCGGTACAGATGTTCCCGATTTGGGTCGTCGTCAATTTATGAACCTGTTGACCTTTGGTACAATTACCGGAGTAGCGGCGGGGGCTTTGTATCCGATTGTTAAGTATTTTATTCCCCCCTCGGCCGGTGGTACGGGTGGCGGTGTCACCGCAAAAGATGCCCTAGGCAATGATGTGATTGTCAGTCAATTTCTGACCAGCCATAACGCTGGCGATCGCACCTTAGCCCAAGGTTTAAAAGGCGACCCCACCTATTTAGTCGTCCAAGAGGACAAAACCCTGGCCAACTACGGAATTAACGCCGTCTGTACCCACTTAGGTTGTGTGGTGCCTTGGAATGCCAGCGAAGAAAAATTCATGTGTCCTTGCCACGGTTCCCAGTACAATGCCGAAGGAAAAGTAGTTCGCGGTCCAGCGCCTCTATCCTTAGCCCTCGCCCATGCCAACGTCACCGATAATGATAAAGTCGTCTTCTCCACTTGGACGGAAACCGACTTCCGCACCGGTGAAGAACCCTGGTGGTCCTAG
- a CDS encoding energy-coupling factor ABC transporter ATP-binding protein, giving the protein MTIKVTDLCFSWPNGKSVLNGCSLQVPRGEFWMLLGTNGSGKSTLLRLLAGLLKPSRGEIEIPNPLGFVFQNPDHQLVMPTVGADVAFGLVSEGLSTPAIRARVRESLGAVNLLEMEKRPIYALSGGQKQRIAIAGALARHCEVLLFDEPTALLDGDTQLELVSQVQKLVKNRGITALWVTHRLEELDYSDGAFLLEGGKVTDRGNPLDLKARLLASAAGES; this is encoded by the coding sequence ATGACTATAAAAGTAACAGACCTCTGCTTTAGCTGGCCGAATGGGAAATCAGTATTAAATGGCTGCTCTTTGCAAGTTCCCAGAGGAGAATTTTGGATGTTGTTGGGGACAAATGGCAGCGGTAAATCAACCCTGCTGCGGCTCTTAGCGGGATTATTAAAACCTAGTCGCGGGGAAATAGAGATACCTAACCCCCTCGGTTTTGTTTTTCAAAATCCCGACCATCAGTTAGTGATGCCAACAGTGGGGGCAGATGTGGCTTTTGGGTTGGTATCCGAGGGTTTATCCACGCCGGCAATTCGGGCGCGGGTGCGGGAATCCCTAGGGGCGGTGAATTTATTAGAAATGGAAAAACGACCGATCTATGCTCTCAGTGGCGGACAAAAGCAAAGAATCGCCATTGCGGGGGCTTTAGCTCGTCATTGCGAGGTTTTGCTCTTTGATGAACCCACCGCCCTTTTGGATGGTGATACCCAGCTAGAATTAGTCTCTCAAGTGCAGAAATTGGTCAAAAACCGGGGGATTACGGCCCTTTGGGTGACGCATCGCCTGGAGGAATTGGATTACAGCGATGGAGCATTTTTATTAGAGGGGGGCAAGGTAACGGATCGGGGAAATCCCCTAGACTTAAAAGCGAGATTATTGGCCAGTGCGGCGGGAGAATCCTAA